The DNA region AGCCGATCGGCTCCTCGGTGCCGGGGGAGATGACCTCGATGGTCTCGCTCCCTGTCGACTTCACCCAGTCGCCATCAATGAACAGTCGGTCGTAGACCCGCACCCTGACTCCCTCTCGTCGCTCGTACTGTCGCCTCGGCTGGGCATCCTAACCGGCATCCTGACGGAGCATCAGGCCGGTGCCGGGCGGGCACCATGGGGCAGATTCGCCCACTCGGCGCGAGCCCACGGGCGTAGACGGGGCCTGGGAGCTACTCCCCCCGTGGTACGCGGCGATCGCCCCGCGTGCGATGACCGCCGGCGGCCTTGTGGGTACCGTTCCTGTGTGACGGCTGCGTCCGACACCGCACCCGCGAGGGTTCTCTCGCAGCGCTGGCCCGGGTGGCTGGTCAACGTGGGCATCGTGCTCGCCGTCGGCCTGGTCCAGGTCCTCGGCACGTACATGGCCACCCGTTTCCACCACACCAGTGCACGCGGCTTGAATGGCCTCGCGATCGGCTTGCTGACGGTGGGGACCGTGGCCCTCGTCGCCCGTCGCCGCTATCCGGGCACCGTGCTCGGCATCACGTTCGGTACCACGCTGGCCTACTGGGTTCTCGACTACCCCCGGGGGCCGATCTTCGCCGCCCTGGTCGTCGCCTTCATCACCGCGCTCGTGGCCGGCAGGCGTCGGCTGGCATGGTCCTCGGCCGCCGCCGGGTTCGTGTTGTTCCTGTGGCTCGGTGCGATCTTCGGCACCCAGCGGACCACCCTCCCCGGAGCCGCCGGGCTGGCCGCATGGCTTCTGGTGCTGGCCGGCGCCGGCGAGATGCTCAGGTTCAGGCGGGAGCGGGCGACGGCCCGAGCGCGCACGCTCGAGGAGGAAGCGCGACGGCGTACGAGCGAGGAACGTCTGCGCATCGCCCGCGAGCTCCACGACGTCGTGGCCCACAACATCTCGCTCATCAACGTGCAGGCCGGCTCCGCCCTGCACCTGATGGATCAACAACCCGAGCGGGCGCGCACCGCGCTGTCGGCCATCAAGGACGCCAGCAAGGAGACGCTCGTCGAGCTCCGCTCGGTCCTGGGAGTGCTCCGCCAGGTGGACGAGGCGGCGCCCCGATCTCCCGCGCCGGGCCTCGGGCGCCTCGACGAGGTGGTGAGCCGGGCCACCGCAGCGGGCCTTCCCGTGCACGTCGAGATGGAAGGCGCCGCCAACGGTCTTCCTCCGGCCGTCGACCTGGCCGCGTACCGGATCGTGCAGGAATCGCTCACCAACGTGACGAGGCACGCAGGCCCGGCCCGCGCCACCGTGCGCATCTCCTACGGGGAACGAGACCTGGTCGTGCAGATCGACGACGACGGCATGGGCGGACCTGCGAACGGCGCGCGAAGTTCCGGCAACGGCATCCTCGGCATGCGCGAGCGGGCCGCCGCTCTGGGGGGCACCGTGCAGACCGGACCCCGTACCGGCGGGGGCTTTCGGGTCCGGGCCTGGCTGCCGGTCGACAAGGCCCCGTGATCCGGGCCCTCCTGGCCGACGACCAGGCCCTCGTGCGGGCGGGGTTCGCGGCACTGCTCGACGCCGACGACGCCATCGAGGTGGTCGGCGAGGCAGGCGACGGCGAGGAGGCGCTGCGCCTGGCCAGAAGCCTCCGACCGGACGTCGTGCTCATGGACATCCGCATGCCCGGCGTCGACGGCCTGACGGCGACGAAGACGATCGCCGCCGACCAGGCGCTGTCCGCTGTGCACATCGTCATCCTCACGACCTTCGACCTCGACGAGTACGTCTTCGAGGCGATCTCGTCGGGGGCCAGCGGCTTCCTGGTGAAGGACACCGAGCCGGTCGAGTTGCTACGAGCGGTGCGAGTGGCGGCCGCCGGAGACGCCCTCCTGTCTCCGGGCGCGACCCGGCGTCTCATCGCCGAGTTCGCCACGCGGGCCAAGCGGCCCAAGCCCCCACCGGGCCTCGACGCCCTGACCGACCGTGAGCGCGAGGTGACACGCCTCGTCGCCGCCGGGTTGTCCAACGATCAGATCGCCGGGCGTCTCCTCGTCAGCCCGGCGACGGCAAAGACCCACGTGAGTCGGGCCATGGTCAAGCTCAACGCCCGTGACCGGGCCCAGCTGGTCGTGTTCGCCTACGAGTCGGGCCTCGTGCGTCCCGGCTGGCTGGAGTAGCCCCGTACTCCAATCGGGGCACCGCACGGCGAGGAGCCTGCTGCAATCGCAGTAGTCCGAAATGTCTCCGCGTAGGACGACATGGCCGCCCACTCTCGCCACCATGACCGCATGACCTCGTCGATCACCACGACCACCGCGGTCGCCGCTCGGGCGGTGGCTGCCACCAAGATCTACGGCGCCGGAGACGCTGCGGTGCAGGCTCTCGATGCCGTCAGCATCGAGCTGGCCGACGGCCGCTTCACCGCCATCATGGGCCCCTCGGGCTCGGGGAAGTCCACGCTCATGCACTGCCTCGCCGGTCTCGACGACCTGACCTCGGGCCAGGTGTACATCGGCGACATCGAGCTCGGATCGCTTCCCGACCGGGAGCTCACCCTCCTGCGCCGGCAGCGTCTCGGCTTCGTCTTCCAGTCGTTCAACCTCATCCCGACCCTGAGCGCGGCGGAGAACATCGCCCTTCCCGCGCTCTTAGCCGGAAGGCGGCCGGACGAGGAGTGGGTGAGCTCGGTCATCGACGCGGTGGGTCTGCACGACCGCCTCGAGCATCGACCGGCCGAGCTGTCGGGCGGCGAGCAGCAACGCGTGGCGGTGGCCAGGGCGCTGGCCATGCGTCCGGACATCATCTTCGCCGACGAGCCGACCGGCAACCTTGACTCCCGGTCCGGCGCGGAGCTGCTCGGCTTCCTCCACCGGGCCGTCCGCCAGCTCGGTCAGACGGTCGTGATGGTGACTCACGACCCGTCCGCCGCGGCACAGGCCGACACGGTGGTGTTCCTCGCCGACGGCCACATCGTCGACGAGATGGCAGAGCCCAGCGCGGAAGCGATCTTCGACCATCTCAAGACCCTCGGGGCCTGACCGCCATGATCACCGTGACCTTCAAGGGGCTGTGGGCCCGCAAGCGGCGGCTGGTGGGGACGCTCATCGCCGTGTTCCTGGGCGTGTCCTTCCTGGCCGGCGCCCTGGCGCTGAGCGACACGCTCGGGGCCAACTTCAACACCCTGTTCGCCAACGCCAACGCCGGCACCGACGCTGTCGTCCGCAGCACCACTGCCCTGGGTTCCGGACCGCGGGCGCCGCGCACGCTCATCCCCGCGTCGCTCGTGCCGCAGGTCGGCGCCGTCGATGGCGTGGCCGACGCCCAGCCCTCGATCACGGGTGACGGCCAGCTGATCGGCGCCGACGGCAAGGCCATCGGCGGCATCGGTCCGCCCAGGATCGCCGCCAACTGGGTCCCCGACCCCGCGCTCAACCCCTACCGGCTGGTGTCGGGGCGGGCACCCCAGTCCGACAACGAGGTCGTGATCAACCAAGGAGCGGCCAAGACCGGCAAGCTGGCCCTCGGTCAGACCACGACCGTGGAGACTCCCCAGCCCGTGACCGTGCGGATCGTCGGCATCGCCACGTTCGGGACGGCCGACGGCTTCGGGCCGGCGACCTACACCGCCTTCAGTCTTGCCGGGGCCGAGCGGTACATCAGCGGCCGGCCGGGCCAGGTGACCAGCATCTCGGTCAAGGCCGCCCCCGGCGTGAGCCAGGACACCGTGGTCAACCGGATCCAGGCCGCGCTGCCGGCGGGCGTCGAGGCGATCACCGGGGCCCAGCTCACTCAGGACAACATCGACAACATCAACAGCTCGTTCCTCGACACCCTGCGGATCTTCCTGCTGGTGTTCGCGGGCATCGCCCTGCTGGTCGCCACGTTCAGCATCTCGAACACCTTCTCGATCCTCACCGCCCAGCGCACCCGGGAAGCGGCGTTGCTCAGGGCCATCGGCGCCTCGCGCCGCCAGATCCTGGCCTCGGTGGTCGTCGAGGCGCTGATCGTCGGCACCGTGGCCTCAGCGCTGGGGGTGCTCGGCGGGCTGGCCATCGCGGGCCTGCTGAAGGGACTGTTCGACAGCTTCGGGTTCGCGCTTCCCGCGGGAGGCCTGACCGTCACCGCCGGCAGCGTCATCACCGCCCTCGTCGTCGGCGTCCTGGTCACCGTGGCCGCCGGCCTCTCTCCGGCCGTGCGAGCATCCCGCACCCCACCACTCGCTGCGCTCCGGGAGACCACCACGCAGGTGGCGCCGACCTCGAGACGCCGGGTCGCGGGCCTGGCTCTGGCCGCCGTCGGGATCGCGGTCATCCTCGTCGGGCTGACCGGCTCGGGGAACGGCGTCCTGGCCCCCGTCGGCCTGGGGGCGGTGGCCGTCCTTGTCGGCATGGTCGTGCTCGGCCCGGTCGTGGCCCGGCCGGCGAGCGCGGCGATCGGCTGGCCCGCAGCCCGGGTGCGCGGGCTACCCGGGGTTCTCGCTCGGGGCAACGCCATGCGCAATCCCCGGCGCACGTCGGCTGCGGCGACCGCCCTCATGGTCGGCGTGGCGGTGGTCACCCTGTTCACGGTCTTGGCGGCGTCGCTGAAGACGTCGATGAACAACGGTGTCGCCGGATCGTTCCAGGGTGACCTCGCCATCACCCCGGGCGGGTTCGGCGGCGGAGGCGGAGGCGGCGGCGGGCTCTCCCCCCAGCTCGCCGCCGCCGCCGCCCAGCTGCCGCAGGTGCAGGTGGCGACGGGACTGGGAACAGGCAGCGGCCGGGGCGACGACGCCCTGATCGCCGGCCACAGCCAGAACCTCAGCGTCGTCGACCCGAGCCAGATCGGCACGGTGCTCGACCTTCACACAGTCGGCGGCTCGGTCTCCGGCCTCGGCGCCAACCAGCTGGCGGTGTCCCAGCGCGAGGCCGACAACAAGCACTGGCGACTCGGCACACCGCTGTCGGTCACCTTCCCCGACGGCACCAACAGCTCACTCGCGGTGGGCGCCATTTACCAGAGCCGCGACCTGGCCGGAGACTACGTGCTCCCTCAGGCAGCGTGGTCATCCCACGCAGTCCAGACGGTCGACTCGGCCATCCTCGTCAAGCTGCGGCCAGGGGTCAGCACCGCCGCCGGGGAGACGGCGCTGCGTCAGGTGGCCACGTCGTATGGCAGCCCGACCGTGCAGGATCGCCAGGCCTTCGTGACCTCGGCGGGAGGAGCCATCAACACCGTGCTCGGCATCGTCTACGTGATGCTGGCCCTCGCCATCGTGATCGCCCTGTTCGGGATCGCCAACACGCTCTCGCTGTCCATCTTCGAGCGAACACGCGAGCTCGGCCTGCTCCGGGTCCTGGGTGAGACCAGACAGCAGCTGCGGGCGACCCTGCGCTGGGAATCGGCGATCATCGCCCTCTTCGGCACGGTCGGCGGGCTGGGGCTCGGCGTGTTCCTCGGCTGGGCACTGGCTGACGCCATGAACATCGCCCAGGGCATCGCCACCTTCACGGCCCCGCCCGCGCAGCTCCTCGTCATCCTCCTCGTCGGAGGACTGGCCGGGATCGTCGCAGCCCTCCGCCCCGCCCGCCGTGCGGCCCGTCTGCCCATGCTCGCCGCCATCGCCACGGAGTAGCAGATGCCCATGCCCGGACAGGCGATCGCCATGCTCGCCGCACGCCAGTCTCGGCCGCTGCGCAACGCGAAGCGGCGTCGGGCTCAAACAGTGCGGCGTTGCTTGGCGCGGGCCTTCGGCGCCCGCCGGACGGACCGCTTGGCGTCTGCCTCCTCGTCCACGAGGGAGTGGAAGCACGGACGGAGGAGATCGGTGATCTCCTCCGGATCGGCATCCTTCAGTCCATCGAGTTGGAGGAGGTAGCGACCCACGATCACGCCGATCATCGTCGCCGACACGAGTCCGGCGCGCAGGGCACCTTCTGCTCCTCCGATGGCGGTGCCCACGACCTGACCGCACTCACGGGACAGGGCCCGACGGACGCCATCGGCGGCCTGGGGGTGGGTCAACATCGAGCGCAGCAGCGCCAGCTGCGCCTCCGGCTCTCCCTCCAGCTTGTGTCCGAGCTGGGCGAGCAGGCGATCGGCCAGCTCCTCCTCCGGCCCGACGACCACGTCTTCGAGGTCGACACGGATCGCGGCGCCGAAGAGCTCCTCCTTCGATCCGAAGTAGTGCATGACCAGCGCCGGATCGACTTGGGCCTCGGCCGCCACCCCACGGATGGTCGTCCGGTCGTAACCGGCCTCGGAGAACAGCTCGCGGGCGGCGCAGAGGATGCGCTCCTGGGTCTGCTGGCGGCGCTCTCCTCTAGGTACTGGGAATTCGCTCGCCGTCTCCACAGTTTCATTCTACAGACGTTGACAAGCTGTGCGGATCATTCTACAGTCGTTGAATCAACGTCCGTTGAACTTATCGTCCCTGGGTGAACGCGCCCCGAGCCGAGGAGAACGCCGGTATGGCAATGACGACTGCCGAGGTGGGCCGAGCGCCTTCGAGCCTGACCAGGTACAAGTGGGCGGCGCTCGCCGTGCTGGCCCTCGCCCAGCTCATGGTGGTGCTCGACACGACGATCGTGAACGTGGCCCTGCCGTCCATCCAGCGGGCCCTTCACTTCTCGTCGGCCGCCAGCCTCCAGTGGGTCGTCAACGCCTACATCCTGGCCTTCGGCGGCTTCCTCCTGCTCGGCGGGCGGGTCGCCGACCGCTACGGCCGGCGTCTCGTCTTCGTCGGGGGCGTCACCCTCTTCGTGATCGGGAGCCTGGCGGGCGGCCTGGCCAACTCTTCGAGCCTGCTCATCGCCTCACGGGCTGTCCAGGGCCTGGGAGGCGCGTTCATGGCGCCCGCCGCGCTGAGCCTGATCACCGTGATCTTCACCGAAGGCGAGGAGCGCAACCGGGCCCTCGGAGTGTGGGCTGCCATCGCCGGTACCGGCGCCGCCATCGGGCTCCTGCTCGGCGGGGTGCTCACCAGCGGACTGTCGTGGCGGTGGGTGTTCTTCGTCAATATCCCGATCGGCGTCTTCGCTGCCCTGGCGACCTACCGGTTGATGGGCGAGAGCCGCGATCCCGTAGCCGGTGGCTTCGACGTCGCCGGGGCCGTCACCGCGACGGCCGGACTCGGCACGCTCGTGTTCGCCCTGGTGCGGGCCAACGTGTGGGGTTGGGGATCCCCCACCACCTTCAGTGTCTTCGCGCTCGCGGTGGTCCTGCTGGCCACGTTCGTAGTGCTCCAGCTCCGGCGCCGCCATCCGCTGGTGCCGCCGCGACTGTTCCGGAGCCGGACCCTTGTCGGAGCCGACCTGGGCATGCTCCTCGCCGGGGCCGGGCTGTTCGGCATGTTCTTCTTCCTGACGCTCTACATGCAGGACGTCCTGCACTACTCGGCGCT from Acidimicrobiales bacterium includes:
- a CDS encoding sensor histidine kinase produces the protein MTAASDTAPARVLSQRWPGWLVNVGIVLAVGLVQVLGTYMATRFHHTSARGLNGLAIGLLTVGTVALVARRRYPGTVLGITFGTTLAYWVLDYPRGPIFAALVVAFITALVAGRRRLAWSSAAAGFVLFLWLGAIFGTQRTTLPGAAGLAAWLLVLAGAGEMLRFRRERATARARTLEEEARRRTSEERLRIARELHDVVAHNISLINVQAGSALHLMDQQPERARTALSAIKDASKETLVELRSVLGVLRQVDEAAPRSPAPGLGRLDEVVSRATAAGLPVHVEMEGAANGLPPAVDLAAYRIVQESLTNVTRHAGPARATVRISYGERDLVVQIDDDGMGGPANGARSSGNGILGMRERAAALGGTVQTGPRTGGGFRVRAWLPVDKAP
- a CDS encoding response regulator transcription factor translates to MIRALLADDQALVRAGFAALLDADDAIEVVGEAGDGEEALRLARSLRPDVVLMDIRMPGVDGLTATKTIAADQALSAVHIVILTTFDLDEYVFEAISSGASGFLVKDTEPVELLRAVRVAAAGDALLSPGATRRLIAEFATRAKRPKPPPGLDALTDREREVTRLVAAGLSNDQIAGRLLVSPATAKTHVSRAMVKLNARDRAQLVVFAYESGLVRPGWLE
- a CDS encoding ABC transporter ATP-binding protein; this translates as MTSSITTTTAVAARAVAATKIYGAGDAAVQALDAVSIELADGRFTAIMGPSGSGKSTLMHCLAGLDDLTSGQVYIGDIELGSLPDRELTLLRRQRLGFVFQSFNLIPTLSAAENIALPALLAGRRPDEEWVSSVIDAVGLHDRLEHRPAELSGGEQQRVAVARALAMRPDIIFADEPTGNLDSRSGAELLGFLHRAVRQLGQTVVMVTHDPSAAAQADTVVFLADGHIVDEMAEPSAEAIFDHLKTLGA
- a CDS encoding FtsX-like permease family protein, which produces MITVTFKGLWARKRRLVGTLIAVFLGVSFLAGALALSDTLGANFNTLFANANAGTDAVVRSTTALGSGPRAPRTLIPASLVPQVGAVDGVADAQPSITGDGQLIGADGKAIGGIGPPRIAANWVPDPALNPYRLVSGRAPQSDNEVVINQGAAKTGKLALGQTTTVETPQPVTVRIVGIATFGTADGFGPATYTAFSLAGAERYISGRPGQVTSISVKAAPGVSQDTVVNRIQAALPAGVEAITGAQLTQDNIDNINSSFLDTLRIFLLVFAGIALLVATFSISNTFSILTAQRTREAALLRAIGASRRQILASVVVEALIVGTVASALGVLGGLAIAGLLKGLFDSFGFALPAGGLTVTAGSVITALVVGVLVTVAAGLSPAVRASRTPPLAALRETTTQVAPTSRRRVAGLALAAVGIAVILVGLTGSGNGVLAPVGLGAVAVLVGMVVLGPVVARPASAAIGWPAARVRGLPGVLARGNAMRNPRRTSAAATALMVGVAVVTLFTVLAASLKTSMNNGVAGSFQGDLAITPGGFGGGGGGGGGLSPQLAAAAAQLPQVQVATGLGTGSGRGDDALIAGHSQNLSVVDPSQIGTVLDLHTVGGSVSGLGANQLAVSQREADNKHWRLGTPLSVTFPDGTNSSLAVGAIYQSRDLAGDYVLPQAAWSSHAVQTVDSAILVKLRPGVSTAAGETALRQVATSYGSPTVQDRQAFVTSAGGAINTVLGIVYVMLALAIVIALFGIANTLSLSIFERTRELGLLRVLGETRQQLRATLRWESAIIALFGTVGGLGLGVFLGWALADAMNIAQGIATFTAPPAQLLVILLVGGLAGIVAALRPARRAARLPMLAAIATE
- a CDS encoding TetR family transcriptional regulator, whose amino-acid sequence is METASEFPVPRGERRQQTQERILCAARELFSEAGYDRTTIRGVAAEAQVDPALVMHYFGSKEELFGAAIRVDLEDVVVGPEEELADRLLAQLGHKLEGEPEAQLALLRSMLTHPQAADGVRRALSRECGQVVGTAIGGAEGALRAGLVSATMIGVIVGRYLLQLDGLKDADPEEITDLLRPCFHSLVDEEADAKRSVRRAPKARAKQRRTV
- a CDS encoding MFS transporter: MNAPRAEENAGMAMTTAEVGRAPSSLTRYKWAALAVLALAQLMVVLDTTIVNVALPSIQRALHFSSAASLQWVVNAYILAFGGFLLLGGRVADRYGRRLVFVGGVTLFVIGSLAGGLANSSSLLIASRAVQGLGGAFMAPAALSLITVIFTEGEERNRALGVWAAIAGTGAAIGLLLGGVLTSGLSWRWVFFVNIPIGVFAALATYRLMGESRDPVAGGFDVAGAVTATAGLGTLVFALVRANVWGWGSPTTFSVFALAVVLLATFVVLQLRRRHPLVPPRLFRSRTLVGADLGMLLAGAGLFGMFFFLTLYMQDVLHYSALKTGLGFLPISAVIIASAGIGSRILTRVGARPILVTGFLMAATGLALLVRVSPTTGYLDVVLPSILLIGAGMGAAFVSMTSSAVAGVPREDAGVASALLNASQQIGGSLGLAVLTAVATARFDAVRPIHPTAASVASATTSSWTWGFVVGAVLLLGAAVVAGFLVRVRREDLSPDGPGLAGEAADEATEGRVLPELELTSASTEVRVE